In Candidatus Dependentiae bacterium, the genomic window TGCGCAATTATTACCTGGGTACGCAAAACGTCTTCTATCATAATCTGAGTGATTGGGCCTTGTCTTAATATGGTTGGTACTTCAACGGTAAGGTCAAGAATAGTAGATTCAACGCCAATACCACATGGTCCATTATCTAAAACAGCTGCTATTTTACCACTCAACCCATCTAAAACATGCTGAGCCGTTGTAGGGCTTATTCGCTTATGAGGGTTTGCTGATGGGGCAGCTAGTCCAGTATCAAGGATATCTAGCAATTCAAGTAAAACAGTGTTTTGAGGTATTCGAATAGCTATGGTATCAAGCCCTCCTGTTACAACATTGCTAACATTTTCTGATTTTTTCAAAAGTAAGGTAATTGGCCCTGGCCAAAAGTTTTTGGCAATAATTTTTGCAAGTGGTGAAATATCTTTAGCCCAATAATTTATTTTTTCAAAAGAAGATATATGCACAATTAATGGGTGATTGGATGGCCGATCTTTAGCTATAAAAATTTTCTCAACAGCTTTTGGATTTTTGGCATCAGCAGCAAGCCCATACACTGTTTCTGTAGCAACAGCAACCAGTTCTGATGCCCTGAGAAGTTCTGCTGCAATTAACACATCTTCTTTTTTATTAGCTTGTAAAATTTTAGTTTTTAATGTCATTTTTAACCCTATGGATTACAGTTAGTATAATGCTCAGATAAATCCCCAATGAACTGATTTAAACGATCTTTATCTTGCTCATAGTTACATTTTACACAACCAAAAATATCTGACTTAATTAACGAGCACTTTATCTTTTGCCCCATCCTATCCGACACTTC contains:
- a CDS encoding L-threonylcarbamoyladenylate synthase, whose translation is MTLKTKILQANKKEDVLIAAELLRASELVAVATETVYGLAADAKNPKAVEKIFIAKDRPSNHPLIVHISSFEKINYWAKDISPLAKIIAKNFWPGPITLLLKKSENVSNVVTGGLDTIAIRIPQNTVLLELLDILDTGLAAPSANPHKRISPTTAQHVLDGLSGKIAAVLDNGPCGIGVESTILDLTVEVPTILRQGPITQIMIEDVLRTQVIIAHNHSSKVAGNMKEHYQPNTKASLMTFEEIKKYISSPKNSNQKFAIMHYSEFEIGIKSAFLNHIFQKMPLCKNDYARIMYQKLHELDAMKAHKILIEVPPKTAHWGDVLDRLSKATALNKIDHSS